The Tachyglossus aculeatus isolate mTacAcu1 chromosome 4, mTacAcu1.pri, whole genome shotgun sequence genome contains a region encoding:
- the NDUFA8 gene encoding NADH dehydrogenase [ubiquinone] 1 alpha subcomplex subunit 8, whose translation MPGVVDLPTLPELDVKEVKVSSAVLKAAAHHYGSQCDKPNKEFMLCRWEEKDPRRCLQEGKLVNECALDFFRKIKLHCAEPFAEYWSCIDYTNLQELRRCRKQQAAFDNCVLDKLGWVRPDLGELSKVTKVKTDRPLPENPYHSRPRPEPDPIVDGNMQPARYGSRFFFWSW comes from the exons ATGCCGGGGGTGGTGGACCTGCCGACCCTCCCGGAGCTGGACGTGAAGGAG GTGAAAGTAAGTTCTGCTGTGTTAAAAGCCGCAGCTCATCACTATGGCTCTCAGTGTGACAAACCTAATAAGGAGTTTATGCTTTGCCGCTGGGAGGAGAAAGATCCAAGGCGATGTCTACAAGAAGGAAAACTCGTCAATGAATGTGCTTTGGATTTTTTCAG GAAGATAAAGCTGCACTGTGCCGAGCCCTTTGCTGAGTACTGGTCTTGTATTGATTATACCAACTTGCAAGAGCTTCGTCGATGTCGCAAACAGCAGGCCGCTTTTGACAACTGTGTGCTGGACAAACTGGGATGGGTGAGACCAGACCTTGGAGAGCTGTCAAAG GTCACCAAAGTGAAGACAGATCGACCTTTGCCCGAGAACCCCTATCACTCTAGGCCGAGGCCTGAGCCGGATCCAATTGTAGATGGAAACATGCAGCCAGCTAGGTATGGCAGCCGCTTCTTTTTCTGGAGCTGGTAA